A genome region from Blochmannia endosymbiont of Polyrhachis (Hedomyrma) turneri includes the following:
- a CDS encoding MFS transporter: MTYKEIYIVFILNIIFSLRMLGIFMTLPVISTYGMKLTGSSELLIGIAIGIYGLTQIIFQIPFGFASDKIGRKPVIITGLLISSMGTCIAAIIENIWGLILGRALQGVSAISATILALLSDLIQNKNKTKAMMFFGLNFAITFAISIILGPIITNSIGLQGLFLTITLLTLLGIVLIIFFIPSLSQQNIKNSNHQYITINSKFIKISTQPQLIKLDCSIFFLHTILILNFMTLPQIMNVLKLLPIEQSKIYCINILIALIVSAITILYAEKTKKMKKTLITAIYVLFLSEIILLYINSNFYFLFFSILLFFIAFNIIEGILPSILNKETPNTHKGTINGFYATSQFLGTTCGGILGGYLLNIYDIQIIFSLEIIVTMIWLIIIYSLKEPTHTKLN, from the coding sequence ATGACCTATAAAGAAATATATATTGTGTTTATATTGAATATAATATTTTCACTACGTATGCTGGGAATATTTATGACATTACCAGTAATCAGTACATACGGTATGAAATTAACAGGATCAAGCGAATTATTAATCGGTATAGCTATTGGAATTTATGGATTAACACAAATTATTTTTCAAATTCCTTTCGGATTCGCATCCGATAAAATCGGAAGAAAACCTGTAATTATAACAGGGTTATTAATCTCTTCTATGGGAACCTGTATAGCCGCTATAATAGAAAATATCTGGGGGCTAATTTTAGGACGCGCTTTACAAGGGGTAAGTGCTATCAGCGCGACAATACTAGCATTGTTATCAGATCTAATTCAAAATAAAAATAAAACCAAAGCCATGATGTTTTTTGGATTAAATTTTGCTATTACATTTGCAATATCTATCATACTAGGACCAATCATTACAAATAGCATCGGACTACAAGGACTATTTTTAACAATTACATTATTAACATTACTAGGAATAGTATTAATTATATTTTTCATTCCATCCTTATCACAACAAAATATAAAAAATAGCAATCATCAATATATCACAATAAATTCAAAATTTATAAAAATCTCAACTCAACCCCAATTAATTAAACTAGACTGCAGTATTTTTTTCTTACATACCATTCTAATATTAAATTTTATGACTTTACCGCAAATTATGAACGTATTAAAACTGCTACCTATAGAACAATCAAAAATATATTGTATAAATATTTTAATTGCCCTTATTGTCAGCGCAATAACAATCTTATATGCTGAAAAAACAAAAAAAATGAAAAAAACACTAATCACAGCTATATATGTGTTATTTCTATCTGAAATAATTTTATTATATATCAACAGCAATTTTTATTTTTTATTTTTTAGTATTTTACTCTTTTTCATTGCTTTCAATATAATTGAAGGAATCTTACCATCAATTCTTAATAAAGAAACACCAAACACACACAAAGGAACAATCAATGGATTTTATGCCACTAGCCAATTTTTAGGCACAACATGTGGTGGAATATTAGGAGGATATTTATTAAATATATATGATATACAAATAATATTTTCTCTCGAAATAATAGTAACAATGATATGGTTAATAATAATTTATTCATTAAAAGAACCAACTCATACAAAACTCAACTAA
- the cyoE gene encoding heme o synthase → MIIHYITIIKPKIIFGNILSIIGGFFMASKESINYNLLTNTIIGVSLIIASNCVINNIIDRNIDALMERTKHRTLAKKLITLQNAGIYAIILLIVGYIILFYTTNLKVIYLTIISSIIYVGMYSLLTKKQSMHSTLIGSIAGATPPVIGYCAVTNNIDVGALILSIILISWQIPHFYSLAISRIKDYKTASIPIFPLKKGIKSTKRHMIFYITTFMINIIILTFNQYMSYIFLLGMEVISGIWLYVTFLGDSKTKNNNHYVTNWANKIFAMSIIIIILFNVGIVIDTTILQQT, encoded by the coding sequence ATGATTATTCATTATATAACAATCATAAAACCAAAAATAATATTTGGAAATATTCTGTCTATTATAGGAGGATTTTTTATGGCATCAAAAGAATCCATTAACTATAATTTACTTACTAATACAATTATTGGTGTTTCATTAATAATAGCTTCTAATTGCGTAATAAATAATATAATTGATCGTAATATTGACGCACTTATGGAAAGAACAAAACACAGAACCTTAGCAAAAAAATTAATAACATTACAAAATGCTGGTATATATGCCATCATTCTACTTATTGTGGGATATATCATATTATTCTACACAACAAATTTAAAAGTTATCTACTTAACCATAATCAGCTCTATTATATATGTCGGAATGTATAGTCTTTTAACAAAAAAACAATCCATGCATAGCACATTAATTGGCAGCATAGCTGGTGCAACCCCACCAGTTATTGGTTACTGTGCAGTAACTAATAATATTGATGTAGGAGCATTAATCTTATCGATAATACTCATTTCATGGCAAATACCACACTTTTATAGCCTTGCTATATCTAGAATAAAAGATTACAAAACAGCATCCATTCCCATTTTTCCATTAAAAAAAGGTATCAAATCTACAAAACGCCATATGATATTTTATATCACTACATTTATGATCAATATCATAATACTTACATTCAATCAGTACATGAGCTATATTTTCCTATTAGGAATGGAAGTAATAAGCGGAATTTGGCTATATGTAACGTTTTTAGGAGATAGTAAAACAAAAAATAATAACCATTATGTAACAAACTGGGCAAATAAAATTTTTGCCATGTCTATCATAATTATAATACTTTTCAACGTGGGTATCGTTATAGATACCACAATATTACAACAGACATAA
- the cyoD gene encoding cytochrome o ubiquinol oxidase subunit IV, translated as MDLRIYFRLFIWNDMTNNKITHNTYKNYILGFFTSVILTIIPFILVINTFTIDKNILIIILTTCAILQIVIHLVCFLHIDNSPKTIWNTVTLIFTTLIILILIFGSIWIMKHLHHYVIHHN; from the coding sequence ATGGATTTGCGTATTTACTTTCGTTTATTTATTTGGAATGATATGACAAACAATAAAATAACACACAACACATATAAAAATTATATATTAGGATTTTTTACATCTGTAATTTTAACTATTATTCCGTTTATTTTAGTAATTAATACTTTTACTATCGACAAAAATATTTTAATCATTATTTTGACAACTTGTGCAATACTACAAATTGTTATTCACCTTGTTTGTTTTTTACATATTGATAATTCACCCAAGACAATTTGGAATACTGTAACTTTAATATTTACAACACTCATTATTTTAATCCTTATTTTCGGATCAATATGGATTATGAAACATCTTCACCATTATGTTATACATCATAATTAA
- the cyoC gene encoding cytochrome o ubiquinol oxidase subunit III yields the protein MNNNLSNIKKFGFWLYIMSDSILFATLFAVYIILKNNIADGPSGKDIFNLPFVFIETLLLLISSITYTMVSIATNTNNKKMINIWMIITFLFGCCFCIMEIHEFYHLIGKNYGPWRSGFLSSLFTLLGTHALHVLSGLIWIIIMMIHIYQFGVTIDNKIRLQCLSIFWHFLDIIWICVFTFVYLFGMI from the coding sequence ATGAACAATAATTTATCAAATATCAAAAAATTTGGATTTTGGCTGTACATAATGAGTGATTCGATATTATTTGCAACACTATTTGCAGTATATATTATTTTAAAAAATAACATTGCCGATGGCCCATCAGGAAAAGATATTTTTAATCTCCCCTTTGTTTTTATAGAAACATTACTTTTACTAATCAGTAGTATCACATATACTATGGTATCAATCGCCACAAATACAAATAATAAAAAAATGATTAACATTTGGATGATTATAACATTTTTATTCGGTTGTTGTTTTTGCATCATGGAAATACACGAATTTTACCATTTAATTGGTAAAAACTATGGGCCGTGGAGAAGCGGATTTCTTTCATCGTTATTTACATTATTAGGAACACATGCCTTACATGTACTTTCTGGTCTAATTTGGATAATAATAATGATGATACATATTTATCAATTCGGTGTAACTATCGATAATAAAATTCGCTTGCAATGTTTAAGCATATTTTGGCATTTTCTTGATATAATATGGATTTGCGTATTTACTTTCGTTTATTTATTTGGAATGATATGA
- the cyoB gene encoding cytochrome o ubiquinol oxidase subunit I, with product MFGKLTSNNIPYNEPIVMITILVLTILSIILMSTITYYKKWKYLWTEWFTSVDHKKIGIMYIIIASLMFVRGFADAIMMRAHQAISSSGHIGFLTPHHYDQIVTAHGVIMIIFMATPFIIGLMNLIVPLQIGARDVAFPFLNSLSFWLFMVGVILINLSLGIGEFAQTGWAAYPPLSHKTYSPGVGVDYWIWSIQISGIGTTLTGINFFTTILYMRTQDMPMMKMPVFTWTALCTNTLILAAFPILTATILLLTLDRYIGTHFFTNDLGGNMMLYINLFWAWGHPEVYILVLPAFGIFSEIVATFSKKQIFGYTSLVWATIAITFLSFCVWLHHFFTMGSGANVNAFFGIMTMIIAIPTGVKVFNWIFTMYKGQITFNSAMLWTVGFIITFSIGGMTGVLLAIPGIDFVLHNSLFLIAHFHNVIIGGVIFGCFAGLTYWFPKAFGCCLNEKWGKFAYWLWITGFYISFMPLYILGFMGMTRRLNQNIDHSFHELLTVAAGGVIIIALGIVSQIIQIIISIYHYDKNKDTTGDPWNGRTLEWSTPSPPPLYNFPIIPQAHNTIDSFWYIKNNKQTLYKTNIYQPIHMPKNTNAGIIISIFSLIFGFSMIWNIWWLAIFSLFFAITTYIIYTFSQTKTFHLSTKEIQKIEKNILCIKLHE from the coding sequence ATGTTTGGAAAATTAACCTCTAATAATATTCCATATAATGAACCAATAGTTATGATTACAATATTAGTTCTTACTATATTAAGTATAATACTAATGTCTACCATCACATATTATAAAAAATGGAAATATCTCTGGACTGAATGGTTTACTTCTGTAGATCATAAAAAAATTGGAATTATGTATATCATAATAGCATCATTAATGTTTGTTAGAGGATTTGCTGACGCTATCATGATGCGGGCACATCAGGCAATATCCTCTTCAGGACATATAGGTTTTCTTACCCCCCATCATTATGATCAAATAGTCACAGCACATGGTGTAATTATGATTATTTTTATGGCCACCCCATTTATAATCGGTTTGATGAACCTAATTGTACCATTACAAATTGGCGCACGGGATGTTGCTTTTCCATTTTTAAATTCCCTAAGCTTTTGGCTTTTTATGGTAGGAGTCATCCTAATTAACCTATCTTTAGGTATTGGAGAATTCGCGCAAACAGGATGGGCGGCTTATCCACCATTATCCCATAAAACATATAGTCCGGGTGTGGGTGTAGATTATTGGATTTGGAGTATACAAATTTCAGGTATTGGTACTACTTTAACCGGAATAAATTTTTTTACTACCATTTTATATATGCGTACTCAAGACATGCCAATGATGAAAATGCCTGTTTTTACATGGACAGCTCTGTGTACTAATACACTAATTCTTGCTGCATTTCCAATCTTAACTGCTACTATACTATTGCTTACCTTAGACAGATATATAGGCACCCATTTTTTCACAAACGATCTTGGTGGAAACATGATGTTATATATTAACCTCTTCTGGGCTTGGGGACATCCAGAAGTATATATTTTAGTTTTACCAGCTTTCGGTATTTTCTCAGAAATTGTCGCCACTTTTTCAAAAAAACAAATTTTTGGATATACTTCATTAGTATGGGCTACAATTGCTATTACTTTTTTATCTTTCTGCGTTTGGTTACACCATTTTTTCACCATGGGATCAGGTGCGAATGTTAACGCGTTTTTTGGTATTATGACAATGATTATTGCAATCCCAACAGGGGTAAAAGTTTTTAACTGGATCTTTACTATGTATAAAGGACAAATTACCTTTAATTCAGCGATGTTATGGACTGTAGGATTTATTATTACATTTTCCATTGGAGGAATGACCGGGGTATTATTAGCCATTCCTGGTATTGATTTTGTATTACACAATAGTTTGTTTTTAATTGCTCATTTTCATAATGTTATTATCGGTGGAGTAATATTTGGATGTTTTGCTGGATTAACGTACTGGTTTCCAAAAGCATTTGGTTGTTGCTTGAATGAAAAATGGGGAAAATTTGCTTATTGGCTATGGATTACCGGATTTTATATATCATTTATGCCGCTGTATATATTAGGATTTATGGGTATGACACGAAGATTAAATCAAAATATAGATCATTCATTTCACGAATTATTAACTGTTGCTGCTGGAGGTGTAATAATCATTGCTTTAGGAATTGTGTCACAAATTATTCAAATAATAATCAGTATTTATCATTATGATAAAAATAAAGATACCACTGGAGATCCTTGGAATGGACGCACATTAGAATGGTCGACACCTTCACCACCCCCATTGTATAATTTTCCAATTATACCTCAAGCCCATAATACTATAGATAGTTTTTGGTATATAAAAAATAATAAACAAACACTTTATAAAACAAATATATATCAACCTATACATATGCCAAAAAACACCAACGCGGGCATTATTATTAGTATTTTTAGTTTGATATTTGGATTTTCTATGATTTGGAATATCTGGTGGCTGGCTATTTTTAGTCTATTTTTTGCTATCACAACATACATAATATATACTTTTTCACAGACCAAAACTTTTCATCTCTCAACAAAAGAAATACAAAAAATAGAAAAAAATATTTTATGTATTAAATTACACGAATGA
- the cyoA gene encoding ubiquinol oxidase subunit II encodes MRLLKTVSIIIFYFVINTLLTGCNNIILMHPKGNVGLQERSLILIALTLMLIVVIPAITMTIIFAVKYRSSNTHNNYNPNWTNNHKIEITIWSIPIIIITILATLTWKSTHTLDPQKKITSTLDPITIQVIALDWKWLFIYPKENIATINEIVFPINTPLQFNITSNSVMNAFFIPQLGSQIYAMAGMHTILHLIANQPGIYKGISSNFSGYGFSGMKFNAIATKNIEEFKEWVQMIHLSHKKLNNMEFYEKLARPTENHPVEYFSEVKVNLFNDVINKFAHST; translated from the coding sequence ATCAGGTTACTAAAAACAGTATCAATAATAATATTTTATTTTGTAATAAACACTTTACTAACAGGATGTAACAACATCATACTAATGCATCCAAAAGGAAATGTGGGATTACAAGAACGTTCGTTAATATTAATTGCCTTGACATTAATGCTTATCGTAGTCATACCGGCTATTACTATGACAATCATTTTTGCTGTTAAATACAGATCATCTAATACTCACAATAACTACAACCCTAATTGGACTAACAATCATAAAATTGAAATAACCATTTGGAGCATACCAATTATTATCATCACTATTTTAGCAACGTTAACATGGAAATCTACACACACATTAGATCCGCAAAAAAAAATTACATCCACTCTAGATCCAATTACCATCCAAGTCATTGCACTTGATTGGAAATGGTTATTTATTTACCCAAAAGAAAATATCGCAACAATTAATGAAATAGTTTTTCCAATAAATACACCATTACAATTCAATATTACTTCTAATTCAGTCATGAATGCATTTTTTATTCCACAATTAGGCAGCCAAATCTACGCTATGGCAGGCATGCATACAATATTACATTTAATTGCCAATCAACCTGGAATTTATAAAGGAATATCTTCAAATTTTAGCGGATATGGATTTTCTGGAATGAAATTCAATGCAATTGCTACAAAAAATATAGAAGAATTTAAAGAATGGGTACAAATGATTCATTTATCACACAAAAAACTCAATAATATGGAATTCTATGAAAAACTAGCACGCCCGACAGAAAATCATCCAGTAGAATATTTTTCCGAAGTTAAAGTCAATCTATTTAATGATGTTATCAATAAATTTGCTCATTCTACATAA
- the clpP gene encoding ATP-dependent Clp endopeptidase proteolytic subunit ClpP, whose protein sequence is MLYCKSGQEESYVSLVPTVIERTIQGDRAYDIFSLLLKERIIFVTGNIEDQMANLIVAQMIFLESENAEKDIYLYINSPGGVITAGMSIYDTMQFIKPDVNTFCMGQAISMSAFLLASGTKGKRFSLPNARIMIHQPLGGFYGQATDIEIHTKEILRIKAKMNELLSKHTGQSVDVITQDTERDCFLSANEAIDYGLLDFILQKR, encoded by the coding sequence ATGTTATATTGTAAATCAGGTCAGGAAGAATCATATGTTTCTTTAGTTCCGACTGTAATTGAGAGAACTATACAGGGGGATCGTGCTTACGATATTTTTTCACTGTTATTAAAAGAGCGTATTATTTTTGTCACTGGAAATATTGAAGATCAAATGGCTAATTTAATTGTTGCACAGATGATATTTTTAGAGTCTGAAAATGCTGAAAAAGATATTTATTTATATATAAATTCTCCTGGGGGGGTAATAACGGCAGGAATGTCTATTTATGATACCATGCAATTCATTAAGCCAGATGTTAACACTTTTTGTATGGGACAAGCAATTTCAATGAGTGCATTTTTATTAGCATCTGGTACTAAAGGAAAACGTTTTAGTTTGCCAAATGCTAGAATAATGATTCATCAACCATTAGGAGGATTTTATGGTCAGGCTACTGACATTGAGATTCATACTAAGGAAATATTGAGAATTAAAGCTAAGATGAATGAATTGTTGTCAAAACATACCGGACAATCTGTTGATGTCATTACTCAGGATACTGAACGTGATTGTTTTTTATCTGCTAATGAAGCAATTGATTATGGATTGTTGGATTTTATATTACAGAAGCGTTAA
- the clpX gene encoding ATP-dependent Clp protease ATP-binding subunit ClpX: MIEDDGCSSEELLCCSFCKKNQHEVKKLISGILRVYICNECVDLYSYVIRKEGEKKFELYNDTHYTPHEIYSHLDEYVIGQKTAKKVLSVAVYNHYKRLRNSTINFIKHDKNEVELGKSNVLLIGPTGSGKTLLAETLARFLNIPFSISDATTLTEAGYVGEDVENIVQRLLQKCDFDVQKAQCGIIYVDEIDKISRKSDNPSITRDVSGEGVQQALLRLMEGTVAAVAPQGGRKHPNQEFIYVNTANILFIFGGTFFGLEKIIQKRVSSNRNIGFCKSVGSDFKGVLDYNALLSELKSEDLIKFGLIPEFVGRLPISAVLHELSEELLVKVLYEPKNSLIKQYRSLFNLDGITLEFCDGSLEAIAKKSIVMKSGVRGLRSILESILLDVMYELPSQTGVEKVIINQAVVKGESSPMLVYKSF, from the coding sequence ATGATAGAAGATGATGGATGTTCTTCTGAGGAATTATTGTGTTGTTCTTTTTGTAAAAAAAATCAACATGAAGTGAAAAAATTAATTTCTGGTATATTACGTGTCTATATTTGCAATGAATGTGTTGATTTATATAGTTATGTTATTCGAAAAGAAGGTGAAAAAAAGTTTGAGTTATATAATGATACTCATTATACTCCTCACGAGATATATTCTCATTTAGATGAGTATGTCATCGGACAAAAAACAGCTAAAAAGGTATTATCTGTGGCGGTATATAATCATTATAAGCGTTTACGCAATTCGACTATTAATTTTATCAAACATGATAAAAATGAGGTAGAATTAGGAAAAAGTAATGTTTTATTAATTGGCCCAACTGGTAGTGGAAAAACTTTATTAGCTGAAACGTTAGCTCGTTTTCTTAATATACCATTTTCGATATCAGATGCGACTACTTTAACTGAAGCGGGGTATGTAGGTGAGGATGTGGAAAATATTGTTCAAAGATTATTGCAAAAATGTGATTTTGATGTACAAAAAGCGCAGTGTGGCATCATTTATGTAGATGAAATAGATAAAATTTCAAGAAAATCAGATAATCCATCTATTACCAGGGATGTATCTGGGGAGGGAGTACAACAAGCGTTGTTAAGGTTGATGGAAGGCACTGTAGCAGCTGTTGCACCACAAGGAGGGCGAAAACATCCAAATCAAGAATTTATTTATGTAAATACTGCTAATATACTGTTTATTTTTGGAGGTACTTTTTTTGGTTTAGAGAAAATCATTCAAAAACGTGTTTCAAGTAATCGGAATATAGGATTTTGTAAATCAGTTGGTAGTGATTTTAAAGGTGTTTTAGATTATAATGCATTGTTAAGTGAGTTAAAGTCGGAAGATTTAATTAAATTTGGATTGATTCCAGAATTTGTTGGTAGACTTCCTATTTCAGCAGTATTACATGAATTAAGTGAAGAATTGTTGGTTAAAGTTTTGTATGAGCCTAAAAATTCTCTTATAAAGCAATATCGAAGTTTATTTAATTTAGATGGTATTACATTGGAGTTTTGTGATGGTTCTCTTGAGGCTATAGCCAAAAAAAGTATAGTAATGAAGTCTGGAGTTAGAGGTTTACGTTCTATTTTAGAAAGTATATTGTTAGATGTTATGTACGAGTTGCCATCTCAAACAGGGGTGGAGAAAGTTATAATCAATCAGGCAGTTGTAAAAGGTGAATCAAGCCCGATGTTAGTGTATAAATCATTTTAA
- a CDS encoding oxidative damage protection protein yields the protein MKKIIYCSFFKKDAEALESPCYPGKLGKIIYENISKKAWIEWQKQQTILINEKKLNMINPNDRKILENEMLHFLFKK from the coding sequence ATGAAAAAAATAATCTACTGTTCTTTTTTTAAAAAAGATGCTGAAGCATTAGAATCTCCATGCTATCCTGGAAAACTAGGAAAGATAATTTACGAAAATATTTCAAAAAAAGCCTGGATAGAATGGCAAAAACAACAAACCATATTAATCAACGAAAAAAAACTAAACATGATTAATCCAAACGATAGGAAAATATTAGAGAATGAAATGTTACATTTTTTATTTAAAAAATAA
- the mutY gene encoding A/G-specific adenine glycosylase: protein MTIKSEFSKKIIHWYNIHGRKTLPWQIKKTPYTIWVSEIMLQQTQIIRVLPFFNRFINKFPNIITLAKSELNTVLHVWSGLGYYTRAHNLYKTAKIIVNKYYAVFPADFSILITLPGIGRSTAGAILSLALEKSHPILDSNVKRILTRYHIIDGCPKKNKIEKKLWIIIDEVTPHNNISKFNQGLMDLGEMICTIKNPKCPICPLNTTCQANLNNIVHKYPNKQTQKTTFKKNLWLLILQYKNTVWIEQCLSGKIWKGLFCFPQFKTQNNLNHWLIHHNLNPKQYTILPLLQHTLSNYHIYITPIIFTLNKILHLTTENKKNTGLWFDLIQPQTIGFPQPMLKLLQQINYLK from the coding sequence ATGACAATAAAATCAGAATTCTCAAAAAAAATCATTCATTGGTATAATATACATGGCAGAAAAACGCTACCATGGCAAATAAAAAAAACACCCTATACAATCTGGGTGTCAGAAATTATGTTACAACAAACACAAATAATCAGAGTATTACCATTTTTTAATCGATTTATAAATAAATTTCCCAATATAATAACATTAGCAAAATCAGAATTAAACACAGTACTCCATGTTTGGAGCGGGCTTGGTTATTATACCCGAGCTCATAATCTCTACAAAACTGCTAAAATTATAGTAAATAAATATTATGCTGTTTTTCCCGCTGATTTCAGTATTCTCATCACCCTTCCAGGAATTGGACGTTCAACTGCAGGTGCAATATTATCATTAGCCTTAGAAAAAAGTCACCCAATTTTAGATAGTAATGTAAAACGTATACTTACTCGATATCACATAATCGACGGGTGTCCTAAAAAAAATAAAATAGAAAAAAAACTATGGATAATAATTGATGAAGTTACTCCCCACAATAATATATCAAAATTTAATCAAGGTTTGATGGATTTGGGAGAAATGATCTGTACAATAAAAAATCCAAAATGTCCTATTTGCCCACTGAACACTACATGTCAAGCTAATCTGAACAATATAGTTCATAAATATCCAAATAAACAAACTCAAAAAACTACATTTAAAAAAAATTTGTGGTTATTAATACTACAATACAAAAATACAGTATGGATTGAACAATGCTTATCAGGAAAAATATGGAAAGGATTATTTTGCTTTCCACAATTCAAAACACAAAATAACCTAAACCATTGGTTAATTCATCACAATTTAAATCCAAAACAATATACAATATTACCATTGTTACAACACACATTAAGTAATTATCACATATATATTACACCAATAATATTTACTCTAAATAAAATTCTACATTTAACAACAGAAAATAAAAAAAACACCGGATTATGGTTTGATCTTATTCAACCACAAACTATTGGTTTTCCTCAACCAATGTTAAAATTATTACAACAAATAAACTACTTAAAATAA
- a CDS encoding YggS family pyridoxal phosphate-dependent enzyme → MNDIPNNLQKIHCQIDTFAKNYNRNKKDISMLIATKTQTISNIKKAIDMKEKNFGENYVQEGIEKIQYFKKTIKYNKLIWHYIGSIQSNKTRYIAEYFDWCHTIDNAHIAYRLNKQRPTTLPPLNVLIQINIDSEPTKSGIHPNQLKNLSNIINIYPRLHLRGIMCIPKHETKFHKQLVTFNNMKKIFDTLKQTTQNIDTLSMGMSDDIEAAISAGSTLIRIGKAIFKKKI, encoded by the coding sequence ATGAATGATATTCCAAATAACCTACAAAAAATACACTGTCAAATTGATACTTTCGCAAAAAATTATAACAGAAATAAAAAAGATATTTCAATGCTTATAGCCACAAAAACACAAACTATTAGCAACATCAAAAAAGCAATCGATATGAAAGAAAAAAATTTTGGCGAAAATTATGTTCAAGAAGGGATAGAAAAAATACAATACTTTAAAAAAACAATAAAATACAATAAACTAATTTGGCATTATATTGGCTCAATACAATCTAACAAAACACGTTATATTGCAGAATATTTTGATTGGTGCCATACCATAGACAACGCACATATCGCTTATCGACTCAATAAACAACGCCCTACCACACTTCCCCCACTAAATGTATTGATACAAATCAATATCGACTCAGAACCAACAAAATCTGGCATTCATCCCAATCAATTAAAGAATTTATCAAACATTATTAATATATATCCACGATTACATCTTAGAGGAATTATGTGCATCCCAAAACATGAAACAAAGTTTCATAAACAACTAGTAACATTTAACAATATGAAAAAAATATTTGACACATTAAAACAAACTACACAAAATATTGACACATTATCGATGGGAATGAGCGATGACATAGAAGCAGCTATTTCAGCTGGTAGCACACTTATACGAATAGGAAAAGCAATTTTCAAAAAAAAAATATAA
- the ruvX gene encoding Holliday junction resolvase RuvX, with amino-acid sequence MKITGIVMGFDFGLKNIGIAVGQQLTYTAQPITTLQTKKYQPNWDIMKKIFNIWQPKIFIVGLPININGTNQPLTYLTYEFSKMLHKTFDLKVIMQDERFSTIEARSRLFKYHGFRSLKPNQINSISAVIILESWLQKT; translated from the coding sequence ATGAAAATCACAGGAATTGTCATGGGATTTGACTTTGGATTAAAAAATATCGGAATTGCTGTAGGACAACAATTAACATATACTGCACAACCAATAACCACATTGCAAACTAAAAAATATCAACCCAATTGGGACATAATGAAAAAAATTTTTAATATATGGCAACCAAAAATATTCATCGTGGGTTTACCAATAAACATAAATGGCACGAATCAACCACTAACTTATTTAACATATGAATTTTCAAAAATGTTACATAAAACATTTGATCTTAAAGTGATCATGCAAGACGAACGATTTAGCACTATTGAAGCACGGTCTCGACTATTTAAATACCATGGATTTCGATCACTAAAACCGAATCAAATAAATTCAATATCTGCAGTTATTATTTTAGAAAGTTGGTTACAAAAAACATAA